Proteins co-encoded in one Methylobacterium sp. WL1 genomic window:
- a CDS encoding transposase: MRVELLENAERRRRWSFDDKARIVEASFETGVSVCSVARRHGIAQGLLFTWRRQAREGRLGGDAQAPVLVPVAIAPEPSLPVPAAQSDDPRAPAPPRRLRRKSGVIEIDLGGGRRLTVDRDVDAAALRRVLDALEGR, from the coding sequence ATGCGGGTCGAGCTCCTGGAGAATGCCGAACGGCGGCGGCGCTGGTCGTTCGATGACAAGGCGCGGATCGTCGAAGCCTCGTTTGAGACAGGCGTGTCGGTGTGTTCGGTGGCGCGCCGGCACGGGATCGCCCAAGGCCTGCTGTTCACTTGGCGGCGTCAGGCGCGGGAGGGCCGTTTGGGCGGGGACGCGCAGGCCCCGGTCCTCGTGCCCGTCGCGATCGCCCCAGAGCCGTCACTTCCTGTTCCCGCTGCGCAGTCGGATGATCCGCGTGCTCCAGCGCCGCCGCGCCGGCTTCGTCGCAAGAGCGGCGTCATCGAGATCGATCTCGGCGGCGGTCGGCGTCTCACGGTCGACCGGGACGTCGATGCCGCGGCGCTACGTCGGGTGCTCGATGCCCTGGAGGGCCGATGA